The Megalops cyprinoides isolate fMegCyp1 chromosome 12, fMegCyp1.pri, whole genome shotgun sequence genome contains a region encoding:
- the LOC118787108 gene encoding myristoylated alanine-rich C-kinase substrate-like, which yields MGAQFSKTAAKGEAVAEKPGEAAASTSKTNGQENGHVKANGDASPAAEEAGKEEAQANGSTPADEASKEGAVQAEAAAEGGAEGDKESAEAGASAEGEDAAKAEDGASSSNGSDGDKKKKKRFSFKKPFKLSGFSFKKTKKEGAEAEAEGTEEAAAAQEPAEAAAAAPEAKPEETAEEKPAAEETEAAAAPAAEEPAAEAKAPEQEAAPAEEPAASTQESAASPEAAPSAE from the exons ATGGGAGCGCAATTCTCCAAGACCGCTGCAAAGGGCGAAGCCGTCGCCGAAAAACCGGGAGAGGCTGCGGCTTCAACTTCCAAGACAAATGGGCAG GAAAACGGCCACGTGAAGGCGAACGGTGACGCCTCCCCTGCCGCGGAGGAGGCGGGCAAAGAGGAGGCGCAGGCCAACGGCAGCACCCCTGCGGACGAGGCCTCCAAAGAAGGGGCGGTGCAGGCCGAGGCAGCAGCGGAGGGCGGCGCGGAGGGCGACAAGGAGAGCGCTGAGGCCGGCGCCTCCGCCGAGGGCGAGGATGCCGCCAAGGCCGAGGACGGCGCCTCGTCCTCCAACGGCAGCGACGgagacaagaagaaaaagaagcgCTTCTCCTTCAAGAAGCCCTTCAAGCTCAGCGGCTTCTCCTTCAAGAAGACCAAGAAGGAAGGGGCGGAGGCGGAGGCGGAGGGCACCGAGGAGGCAGCGGCCGCTCAGGAGCCGGCGGAGGCTGCGGCAGCTGCCCCGGAGGCCAAACCCGAGGAGACCGCTGAAGAGAAGCCGGCCGCCGAGGAGACGGAGGCGGCCGCTGCTCCCGCAGCAGAGGAACCCGCCGCGGAAGCCAAAGCCCCCGAGCAGGAAGCGGCTCCGGCCGAGGAACCCGCCGCCTCCACACAGGAGTCCGCCGCCAGTCCGGAGGCCGCCCCCAGCGCGGAGTGA